One window of Desulfurellaceae bacterium genomic DNA carries:
- a CDS encoding alkaline phosphatase family protein, whose amino-acid sequence SHAGCKVAIITAKDKLRRMLGHRLRNGVCFSAERAAGCTLEDNGISHVPDLVGRPQPAVYSADVSLFVLDAGLRLLERERPDFLYLSLSDYVQHKHAPGQAQANAFYHSLDARLGEFVERGALLALTADHGMNFKPRVIFLQEVLDNHFGPATSRVICPITDPYVVHHGALGSFVRVYCPALAPRSVADLIQSLDGIAAVYEREQACVRFGLPPDREGDLVVIGDRDTALGTSPAEHDLSQLGKVPLRSHGGLSEQRVPFIVSEPVADIYAARTHIRNFDILDYTLNGTRQ is encoded by the coding sequence TCCCACGCCGGCTGCAAGGTGGCGATCATCACCGCCAAAGACAAACTCCGCCGCATGCTCGGACACCGGCTCAGAAACGGCGTGTGCTTCTCCGCCGAACGGGCGGCCGGATGTACGCTGGAGGACAACGGCATCAGCCATGTCCCCGACCTCGTCGGACGGCCACAGCCCGCGGTCTACTCGGCCGACGTATCCTTGTTTGTTCTCGACGCCGGCCTGCGGCTGCTCGAACGCGAACGGCCGGATTTCCTGTATCTGTCCCTGAGCGATTATGTGCAGCATAAACACGCCCCGGGCCAGGCGCAGGCCAACGCCTTTTATCACAGCCTGGATGCGCGTCTGGGCGAGTTTGTCGAGAGAGGCGCCCTGCTCGCGCTGACCGCCGATCATGGCATGAACTTCAAGCCGCGGGTGATCTTTCTGCAGGAAGTCCTGGACAACCATTTCGGGCCGGCCACAAGCCGTGTCATCTGCCCCATCACCGACCCATATGTCGTCCACCACGGCGCCCTGGGATCATTCGTCCGCGTCTACTGTCCGGCGCTGGCGCCCCGCTCGGTCGCGGACCTGATACAGAGCCTGGACGGTATTGCTGCTGTGTATGAACGTGAACAGGCGTGTGTACGCTTCGGCCTGCCGCCCGACCGCGAGGGTGATCTGGTTGTGATTGGTGACCGAGACACGGCTCTCGGTACCAGTCCGGCGGAGCACGATCTGTCACAACTCGGCAAGGTCCCGCTTCGCTCGCATGGCGGACTCAGCGAGCAACGGGTGCCGTTCATCGTGTCCGAACCGGTGGCCGACATCTACGCCGCTCGGACCCATATACGGAATTTTGATATTCTGGATTACACGCTGAACGGCACCCGGCAGTAG